The following DNA comes from Thermoplasmata archaeon.
GATCGACATGGTCGCGAAGCAGATCGAGGCCGCCGGCATCCCGATCAAGAAGAACCCGGAGATCGAGGTGCAGAACATCGTCGCCTCATCGGATCTCGGGACGGAGATCAACCTGAACGCGATCGCGATCTCCCTCGGACTGGAAAAGGTCGAGTACGAACCGGAGCAGTTCCCGGGCCTCGTGTACCGGATCGACGTGCCGAAGGTCGTCGTCCTGTTGTTCGGCAGCGGCAAGCTCGTGTGCACGGGCGCGCGGAAGCCCTCTGACGTCGAGCAGGCCGTGGAGAAGATCACGCAGGAGCTCAAGGCCGCCGGGTTGCTCCGCTGACCTCGCGCCGTCTGTCGCCGGAGGATCGATGAAGGAAATCCGGACGGAGATCGACATCGAGGCCTCCGCGGACCGTGTGTGGCATTCGCTCACGGACTTCCCCGCCTTTGCCGAATGGAATCCGTTCATCCGTCACGTGTCCGGCGTACCGAAGGTCGGCACGAAACTCGAGGTGTTCATGCAGTCGTCGGGGACCCGGGGAATGACATTCCGACCGACCGTGACGAAGGCGGACCGGAACCGCGAACTCCGTTGGCTCGGGCATCTCGGCGTGCCCGGGCTCTTCGACGGCGAGCACATCTTCGAAATCGAGGAGGCCGGACCGAAACGCGTGCGCTTCGTCCAGCGCGAGCGGTTCCGGGGCATCCTGGTCCCGCTCCTCACTCGGAGCCTCGATCGGGACGCGAGACGCGGCTTCGAGGAGATGAACCGTGCACTCAGAACGCGGACGGAGTCGATGCCGCCTCCCTGACAACGTCGGGACGGCGCGGGCGAGAAGGCTTATCTCCGCGGCGGGGTACGTCTCGGCGAACGCGTGCGACCGACCGTGCGGACACCCATTTTCGACAATCACATCCACCTTCGAGCCGAGTTCCAAGGGGTCACGGCGGCGAAGGCGTTCGAGCAAGCCGGCGGCACCGCGATGCTCTTGACCCATACGCCGTACGACGAGGTGCCAATCCTCCGCGGGGAAGATTTCGAAGGGGCGTACCGCAAGACCCTGTCGATGGCCGACGCAGTGCGCGCGGCGACGTCGCTTCAGGTCTTCGTCGCCCTGGGTCCATATCCCGTCGAGTTCCTCGGCCTTCGGGAGACGATCGGACCCGAGGCGGCCGTCGAGGCGATGCAGCAGGGGATCGACGGAGCCGCCCGACACATCGCGGAGGGTCGCGCGATCGCATTCGGCGAAGTCGGACGGCCGCATTTCCCCGTCGCCGCCGACGCGATTTCCGCGTGTAATGGTCTCCTCGAATATGCGATGCGGAGCGCGAAAGGCCTCGGGTGCGCGGTCATCCTGCACACGGAAGATCCGACGCCGCAGACGTTCGCAGAATTCGCCGAGATCGCGTCGAGAGCCGGCCTCGCCCCGGACCGGGTCGTGAAACATCACTCGACGCCAGTCACGCGGCCGGAGGACACGCACGGCGTCGTGCCCTCGATCCTCGCGAAGGAGGATCTCGTGGCGACGGCCCTTCGGGGCGGTCCGCGGTTCTTGCTCGAGACGGACTACATCGACGACCCTCGGCGGCCCGGTGCGGTTCTCGGCCCCGCCACCGTCCCGCGGAAGACGAGGGCCTGGCTCGAACGAGGCGTCCTCCGGGAAGAGGACGCGTGGCAGATCCACAAGGACCTCCCCGAGCGCACGTACGGCATCGAGCTTCGCGGATGACGCGGCGACGGCGGGTCCCATCTCAACCGCGTCGTACGTGGAACCCTTTCAGGTCCCCTCTCGGCGACGTCCACGAAATCTCGACGCCGGTGACTTGCGCGTACGGCTGGGAGGCTTTGTTCCATTCGATGCACGATTCGATGGCGGACCGATCGCCCTCGAAGACCGCCTCGACGCTCCCGTCCGGGAGGTTCTGCACATATCCGTCGAGGCGCAGGGCCTCCGCCCTCTCCGCGCAGTGCGCGCGGAAGTAGACACCTTGCACGCGGCCGCGGAAGATCACGCGGGCTCGGCCGTCCATGGCGTTGCCAAATCGAGAGGGATGGAAAGAACTTTACGAAACCGCTCCCGTCCGCATATTCGCGCGGCGGAGGGCCACGTGTCCGATCCGAACGAGATGTACCGGCTCCGCGACGGAGGCATCCGCTGGGTCTTCTTTTTCCGAAAGTCCGACGTCCCACCCCGGGAACTCCGAGTGGTCTCGCAAGCCAAGCAGGAGAAGCTCCTCCGCCTCGCCGTCACCTTCGGCTCGACGGATCCGGCGTCGCGCGAGTATCGGAGCACGACCGCCGTGCATCTCTGGCAAATAGACAGTCTTCCGTCGAGGATCTCGTGGCGTCGCGTATTCGTTCACGTGTTCACTCACGAGCCCTTGCATCACGCAATCGGCCGGTCCCTCGCCGAGATCGCCGAACGCGGCGATCAGGAGTGGGTCATCCGCCGGCTCGGCGACGGCCGGTGGTGGTAGTCGGCCGGCCTCGGCAGGCGTCCCGACGGAATGAGACGCCCGGCCGATCCGGCCTCTAAAGAACTTTATTATACGCGCCCCCGCTATCGCTGCACCCCCGACGGCAGGTTCGCCAATGAAGCGGAACAAGGTCCAAGACCTCCGCGTCTCGGACTACATGTCCACGGACCTTGTGACCGCGATGCCGGACGACACGATCGGGGACGTCCTCGGCAAGATGAAGACGAGGGACATCCACGAGATCCCCGTCCTGGAGCGGAAGAAGCTCGTCGGCATCGTGACGATGCGCGAGCTGATGCGCCGTCGGAATTCGCCGCCGTCGACGAAGGCCTCGACGGTGCTCGAAGTCGCGCCCCAGGTCACCCCGGAGACGACGTTGCCCGAGGTCGCGGAGAAGATGATCTCCGCCGGATTCCGGGCGATCCCCGTGGTGAAGGGAAAGGCCGTCGTCGGCATCCTCTCGCGGTCCGACTTGGTGCGGGCCCTCGTGGAGACGCGCGCCCTCGAAGGGGTCGTCGCGCGCGACTTCATGACCCCGAAGCCGCAGGCCGTCGCAGAGGACGACACGGTCGAGCACGCGGTCCAGATCATGCGGTCCCTCGGCGAGCGCTCCGTGCCCGTCGTCGACAAGAACCGCCACCTGAAGGGTGTCGTCGGGATGAAGGACGTCATCGACCTGTTCGCACGGCCGAAGAAGCGCGAGCACGCCGGCGATCGGGTGGGGCGCGAGGAAAAGGTCGCGCTCGAGGTGAAAGGTGTCATGCGCTATCCGCCCCTGACGGTCGGACCCGATGCGGACGTCCACCGCGCCGCGGAACTCATGGCGAAACAACACGTCTCGTCCGTCGTCGTGACGGAGGACGACGAGCCGGTCGGGATCATCACGACGCAGGACCTGATGCAGTTCCTTGCGAGCCTGCAGGAGCGCGAGCAGCTCTTCGTCGAGATCGGCGGCCTTGAGGACGAGCCGACGGACGCGTACGACGAGATCTACGCGGTCGTCCAGAAGCAGATGCGCCGGATCGCCCAGCTCGTGCAGCCGCGGACCCTCGCGATCCACGTCCAGAAGTACAAGCCGGAGGGCGACCGCTGGAAGTACTCCATCCGCGCCCGCTTCACGACCGCCCACCGGATCTACTACGCCCACCACTTCGACTGGGACCTGCGCGTCGCCTTGGCCGACCTTCTCGACACGCTGTACAACCGGATCGTCAAGGAGAAGGAGCGCAAGGTCACGGAGCGGAAGCGGCATCACGCGCCGTCAACGTAGGTTCCAGTAGGCCCCGTGGGCGCGTTTCGTCGCCTCGATCGCGGCGCGGCCGTGGACGGCGTCGTCGGAGACGTCCGTGAGGGCGAGGTCGATCGTCCGCCCCTCGACCCGAGCGACGACCCCTGCGACGACCTCGGCGAGCGCGTCGAGGTCGTAGCCGCCTTCGAGGGCGATTGCGATCCGGTCGCCGCAGAGCCGGGATGCGGCTTCCGCCGCGCGCAGGACCAGGCCCACGTACCCGGGTGAGGAAAGGGTGAGCGAGGTCAATGGGTCGCGGTAATGGGCGTCCACGCCAAGGCTCATGAGCACGACGTCGGGCCGGAATTCCTCGAGGATCGGCTCGATGATCGCCTCGTCCGCCAGCACGTAGGAGGTGTCCCCACAGCCCGCGGAGAAGGGGACGTTCACCGTGAAGCCGCGCCCCTCCGCCTCGCCGACGTCCTCGGCGGGGCCGGTCCCCGGATAGATTCCGTACTCGTGGGTCGAGACGTACAGGACCGACGGGCTCGTCGCGAAGATGTCCCTCGTCCCGTTGCCGTGGTGGGCGTCGTAGTCGAGGAGGGCCACCCGACGTCCTTGGGCCGCGCAGGCCGCCGCGGCGACCGCCACGTTGTTCAGATAGCAAAAGCCGCCGCCGTAGTCGGGTCCCGCGTGG
Coding sequences within:
- a CDS encoding TATA-box-binding protein; amino-acid sequence: MAKIKIENVVASTSLGEELDLQAIALALGGAEYEPEQFPGLIYRLKEPKTATLLFRSGKVVCTGAKSLEHVKTAIDMVAKQIEAAGIPIKKNPEIEVQNIVASSDLGTEINLNAIAISLGLEKVEYEPEQFPGLVYRIDVPKVVVLLFGSGKLVCTGARKPSDVEQAVEKITQELKAAGLLR
- a CDS encoding SRPBCC domain-containing protein, translated to MKEIRTEIDIEASADRVWHSLTDFPAFAEWNPFIRHVSGVPKVGTKLEVFMQSSGTRGMTFRPTVTKADRNRELRWLGHLGVPGLFDGEHIFEIEEAGPKRVRFVQRERFRGILVPLLTRSLDRDARRGFEEMNRALRTRTESMPPP
- a CDS encoding TatD family hydrolase, with the translated sequence MRPTVRTPIFDNHIHLRAEFQGVTAAKAFEQAGGTAMLLTHTPYDEVPILRGEDFEGAYRKTLSMADAVRAATSLQVFVALGPYPVEFLGLRETIGPEAAVEAMQQGIDGAARHIAEGRAIAFGEVGRPHFPVAADAISACNGLLEYAMRSAKGLGCAVILHTEDPTPQTFAEFAEIASRAGLAPDRVVKHHSTPVTRPEDTHGVVPSILAKEDLVATALRGGPRFLLETDYIDDPRRPGAVLGPATVPRKTRAWLERGVLREEDAWQIHKDLPERTYGIELRG
- a CDS encoding acylphosphatase, whose product is MDGRARVIFRGRVQGVYFRAHCAERAEALRLDGYVQNLPDGSVEAVFEGDRSAIESCIEWNKASQPYAQVTGVEISWTSPRGDLKGFHVRRG
- a CDS encoding CBS domain-containing protein; the encoded protein is MKRNKVQDLRVSDYMSTDLVTAMPDDTIGDVLGKMKTRDIHEIPVLERKKLVGIVTMRELMRRRNSPPSTKASTVLEVAPQVTPETTLPEVAEKMISAGFRAIPVVKGKAVVGILSRSDLVRALVETRALEGVVARDFMTPKPQAVAEDDTVEHAVQIMRSLGERSVPVVDKNRHLKGVVGMKDVIDLFARPKKREHAGDRVGREEKVALEVKGVMRYPPLTVGPDADVHRAAELMAKQHVSSVVVTEDDEPVGIITTQDLMQFLASLQEREQLFVEIGGLEDEPTDAYDEIYAVVQKQMRRIAQLVQPRTLAIHVQKYKPEGDRWKYSIRARFTTAHRIYYAHHFDWDLRVALADLLDTLYNRIVKEKERKVTERKRHHAPST
- a CDS encoding histone deacetylase, whose protein sequence is MLVYDPRFLDHVVPADHVERPDRLRAIVERLKRERLDAGIEPAGPATREDLERVHQSSYVEYVQHLGEGFLDPETAVHPETFGIASLAVGAVVQATRAALRDGRPTLALVRPPGHHAGPDYGGGFCYLNNVAVAAAACAAQGRRVALLDYDAHHGNGTRDIFATSPSVLYVSTHEYGIYPGTGPAEDVGEAEGRGFTVNVPFSAGCGDTSYVLADEAIIEPILEEFRPDVVLMSLGVDAHYRDPLTSLTLSSPGYVGLVLRAAEAASRLCGDRIAIALEGGYDLDALAEVVAGVVARVEGRTIDLALTDVSDDAVHGRAAIEATKRAHGAYWNLR